Proteins encoded by one window of Octopus bimaculoides isolate UCB-OBI-ISO-001 chromosome 4, ASM119413v2, whole genome shotgun sequence:
- the LOC106867541 gene encoding proteasome subunit alpha type-5, whose amino-acid sequence MFLTRSEYDRGVNTFSPEGRLFQVEYAIEAIKLGSTAIGIQTNDGIVLAVEKRVTCPLIVASSIEKVLEIDSHIGCAMSGLVADSRTMIDRARVEAQNHWFTYNEKMSVESVTQAVSNLALAFGDDDADPGAMSRPFGVALLFAGIDEKGPQLFHMDPSGTFIQYDAKAIGSGSEGAQQALQDVYHKSMSLDNARKEALKILQQVMEEKLDSTNVEMATVTREKNFQMFSKEDLKTIIEEI is encoded by the exons ATGTTTCTAACCAGATCAGAATATGACCGTGGTGTTAATACATTCTCGCCAGAAGGAAGGTTGTTCCAGGTAGAATATGCTATTGAAGCTATTAAA CTTGGTTCTACTGCTATAGGGATCCAAACCAACGATGGTATTGTGTTGGCTGTCGAAAAGAGGGTTACTTGTCCTCTGATTGTGGCTTCAAGTATAGAGAAAGTTCTCGAGATTGATTCACATATAG GTTGTGCTATGAGTGGATTGGTTGCAGATTCCCGAACAATGATTGACCGAGCACGAGTTGAAGCTCAG AACCATTGGTTTACTTATAATGAGAAGATGAGTGTTGAGAGTGTTACACAAGCTGTTAGTAATCTCGCATTGGcatttggtgatgatgatgcagatcCAGGTGCTATG AGCCGTCCATTCGGTGTAGCATTGCTATTTGCTGGTATCGATGAGAAAGGTCCTCAATT ATTCCATATGGATCCATCAGGCACTTTCATACAATATGATGCTAAAGCTATAGGATCTGGGTCAGAAGGAGCACAACAAGCACTGCAGGATGTCTATCATAAG TCAATGAGTCTGGATAACGCACGTAAAGAAGCTCTAAAGATTTTGCAGCAAGTCATGGAAGAAAAACTAGACTCAACTAATGTCGAG ATGGCAACTGTGACGCGGGAGAAAAACTTCCAAATGTTTTCCAAAGAAGATCTCAAAACAATTATTGAGGAAATTTAA